GGGAAAAGGGAATTAAATTTATCCAGAGGCAGGATAATGAAAAACCGCAAGTTGAGTTGAGAAATGGTAAGATAAATGTTTCTGTCCGGGACATGCTTTTGGGGATGAGAATAGATATACCCGCAGATTTAGTTGTTCTTTCTTCTGGCACGCAAGCCAATGAATCAAACAAGGATATTGCTCAGAAATTAAAGGTGCCGTTAAATGAACACGGCTTTTTCTTAGAGGCACATATGAAGTTAAGGCCTGTAGATTTTGCTACTGAGGGAATTTTTGTTTGCGGCACTGCCCATGGACCAAAAACTATCCCTGAATCCATTATCCAGGCGATGGCGGCGGCGGCAAGGGCATCGGTGATACTCTCTAAGGATGAACTGGAGATAGACCCAAGGATAGCTGAGGTAATAGAGGCTAATTGTGATGGCTGTGCTTATTGTGTTGACCCCTGCCCGTATAAGGCAATTACCTTAGTTGAATATGAGAAGGATGGAGCTATCAAAAAGACGGTTAAGGTAGATATTGCCAAATGCCATGGCTGTGGGGTATGTATGGCTACCTGTCCAAAGAAAGGGATATTTGTGAGAGGGTTCAGGCTTGAGCAGATTGTAGCACAGGTAGAGGCGGCATTGGAGGTAGGAGTATAAAAAGGAGTAAGCAGATGAATGATAACCAAGCATTCGAACCATTAATACTGACTTTTTGTTGCAACTGGTGTTCTTATGCCGGGGCAGACCTGGCAGGGATATCAAGATTACAGTATCCCCCTAATAACCGTATTATTCGGGTGATGTGTTCTGGAATGATTCACCCTAATTTAGTCATCGATGCCTTAACTAAGGGTGCGGATGGTGTCCTTATCTGTGGCTGTCATATTGGTGATTGCCATTATCTTGAAGGAAATCTTAAAGCCCAAAGCAGGGCAGAGGCTATCCAGTTAATGCTGGATGACTTTGGAATTGAACAGGAGAGATTTAGGTTAGAATGGGTCTCTGCGGCTGAAGGACAAAGATTTGCTCAGGTGATGACAGAATTTACTGAGACGATAAAAAAATTAGGACCAAGCCCATTTTCGAGGAATTAATTAGGGATAGAGGATAATAATGTTGGTTTTTGTTGATGAGTCTGGAGATACAGGATTCAAAATAGATACTGGCTCAAGTAAATATTTTGTTGTCTCTTTGGTTGTATTTGAGGATGAAGATGAGGGTTGTGCTTGCGATAACAGAATTTCGCTTTTGAGGAGAGAATTAGGATATTCAGAATTTTTTGAATTTCACTTTCAAAATAACTCAAAACGAATACGAACAAATTTTCTCCAGGCAGTAGCACCGTATAATTTCTTTTATTTTGGTATTGTGTTGAATAAAAACCCAAACAGATTATATGGAGAAGGATTTAAGGTTAAAGAGTCTCTTTACAAATACACCTGTGGACTGGTATTTGAAAATGCCAAACCATACCTGAAGGAAGCGATTGTTATTATTGATAAAAGTGGTTCATCCCTATTTCGTTATCAATTGGCTAATTATTTAAAGAAAAAGATAAATACTAAAGAAATAGGTGTGATTAAAAAGGTAAAAATGGAATCATCAAAAAGTAACAATCTATTACAATTGGCTGATTATGTAGCAGGGGTAATAAATAGAAAGGTTCAAAGGAAACAAGACGCTGTCTTTTATCATAAGTTTATAGCTACAAAGGAGATGTATGTTCAAGTGTGGCCAAAATAAAAACCTGAGTTCCTACCCTTTCTGGGACGCCCACCATAAAGGTGACTAATCAGAACTCAGGTAATTCCATATATATTATAATATATAATT
The bacterium genome window above contains:
- a CDS encoding hydrogenase iron-sulfur subunit; amino-acid sequence: MNDNQAFEPLILTFCCNWCSYAGADLAGISRLQYPPNNRIIRVMCSGMIHPNLVIDALTKGADGVLICGCHIGDCHYLEGNLKAQSRAEAIQLMLDDFGIEQERFRLEWVSAAEGQRFAQVMTEFTETIKKLGPSPFSRN
- a CDS encoding DUF3800 domain-containing protein — encoded protein: MLVFVDESGDTGFKIDTGSSKYFVVSLVVFEDEDEGCACDNRISLLRRELGYSEFFEFHFQNNSKRIRTNFLQAVAPYNFFYFGIVLNKNPNRLYGEGFKVKESLYKYTCGLVFENAKPYLKEAIVIIDKSGSSLFRYQLANYLKKKINTKEIGVIKKVKMESSKSNNLLQLADYVAGVINRKVQRKQDAVFYHKFIATKEMYVQVWPK